A stretch of DNA from Leopardus geoffroyi isolate Oge1 chromosome B3, O.geoffroyi_Oge1_pat1.0, whole genome shotgun sequence:
TTCAAgtgtattttaaatgtcatttatcgTGTTCCTCATCTCTAATtggttctttttcacattttctatctcttaagggtctcactgatatCCTTCACTCACTTCTCAAGTCGATTGATTATCCTTATGATCATTACCTCAAAtgctctatcaggcatattaattatatctgtttcatttaggtcttttgctgtggttttgtcctaCTTTTCATTTGTGACTTTTTCCTTTGACTCTTCATTTTTTCCGACACTCTGTATCTGTTTCTGTGTATTGGGAAAGTCACCTTCATCTCTTGCCCATGAAAGTAGTGTATtgaacttaaactttttttttaatgtttatttttgacacagagagacagagaaagagagagagagagagagagagagagagagagagagagagagcgagcatgagtgggggaagggcagagagagagggagacacagaatgtgaaggaggttccaggcttcgagctgttagcacagagccagacgcggggctcaaactcacagacgcgagatcatgacctgagccaaagtcggacactcaaccgactgagccacccaggcacccctgaacttaaAACTTTTAACTAAGTGATGCTGGCCCTCCTCCACAGCGAACACACACCTGCTGCAGAGACTGGCTGGCAGGGTGGGAGCATGATGCTGTAAGCTGTGTGTGCAGTTCCTCCTCCAATATGGAGGAGGCTGTTGTAGAGACTGGGCCAGCCAAGCTGTTCAGTAATTCAGTAAAGCATGTGCAGGCTGGAGGTGCAATTTTAACAAGGTGTGGGCATCTTACGTGGGAGGCGGAGAGGTGCAGTGTTGGCAAAGTTTGTACACATCTTCTGGGGGAGGGAGTCCACAGCATCGATACTAAGACAGGTCTGGCTCAAGAGGGTGGGGCGTACtctaagcaagttaggtagtgagtgcTGGAGTagtgctggttcccacaggtggctaTGTATTTATgatgagggggaggaggacgGAAATGGCACCTACCATCTCCTTTATTCCTAAAGAAGTCCCTCAGAGAACTGTGAGATTAGTAACCGACTCTTCCTCCGATAAACTCCAGGCACCTTTTTTAAACTGTTGCTTCCAAGCTGTATCTCTGTGAGCTATTctctgtgctgtctctttaaggtcAGTGGGTCAGATTCCTAGCACTCTCTGGGCTCTCTCAGAGCAGAGTGTGcggatttttaaagttccaggttcTAAGTCCTGCAGGTTGTAAGCACTCATGAAATCTGGTCCCTTTGATTTTCAAAGTCATAGGGTACGgggatttctcttctttttgtaggCTCCCTGGTATAAGTAGTCTGTTTCTTGCTCCTCTCACACTCCCAGTTCCTTCACTCTAGTGGTCAAATCTGAGGGTTTAGGTTCCCACTGAGTCTTCACCCTTCCTAACCTCTTCAACATGGCCTCTCTCTACCTTCAGTTGTAGAATATGTTCGGCCAGtctttgggtccttttctgggttgTTAACTCTTATGTAAGTGTTATCTAATTGTATCCACGGGACAAGGTGagtttagggtcctcctactctacTGTCTTCCCTGGCGGGGTTATTAGCAAAAATTTtcagaagcatttttttcttctggcagaTACAGCAACATACATTCATTATTCCGTCTCAGGGCTTTATCAACTCTCTAGTTTTCTATTCCAGAGGACATAATCCACGCCCATTACAGTAATGATATAATGCTGTTGGACCAGATGAGAAGGAAGTGGCAAAGTTATAGACACTTTTGTAAGTCACATGTATGCCAGAGAGTGGGAAATATATTTTCCCCCAATTCATGGACCTGTCCCTTTGGGATAATTTCTAGGAGGCCAGTGGTCTAGGGTAGAAACAGTGATATTTGAAGTTACTGAGTCACATATGGATACTACATGGAGAATTAGTACAGAtctttatgatttaaaatattcttccgTCCTCTTTAGCTTTCttataataagaaaacatttatgcaacactaatttgaaaatatacatgcTCCCCTTTTCTtgttacattatttataatagccaagatatggaagcaacccatgtccatcaatagacgaaTCGataaatatatggtatatatacacaatggaatattaatcagtcaTAAAAGGAATAAGAtgttcccatttgcaacaacatggatggacctagagagtacaatgctagatgaaataagtcagaggaggaaaaacatCTGATTtcatcatatgtggaatttaagaaataaatgagcaaagaaaaaaagagagattaaaaaaaaacctcttaaatacagagtataaagtgatagttgccagaggggaggttggtgggaggataggtgaaataaataaagaggattaagaggtacaaactcagttataaaataaataagtcacagaaatgaaaagcacagcatcAGGAATATAGTAAATAAGATGGTAATAATATTATTtgctgacagatggtagctacttTGTagtgataagcactgagtaatgcacagAAATGTTCaattgtattgtacacctgaaactaatataacactgtatattaactataattcaataaaataatttaaaaacaaaaaagaaaggaaaataaataaagaaaaagaaaagaaaagaaaagaaaaaagaaagaaagaaagaaagagaaaagaaaagaaaagaaaagaaaacaaacatttctggCTAGTTGCTAGGCCTTAGTAGAGACCAAATAACATGAGGTCAATAAGCATGAACTGAGTGAAAATCcataatgacttttaaaatagtgatttttcAACCCAGAATTATCTTATCCAgttgctgctttaaaaatctaTAGCAGGATGAAGTGATGTTTAGTACAGATCAAGTATCTTTGAAAAGTGGGATATACCTTGGCATTTGTTACCAAACACGGAGGTGGTTCTTTACTGCCAGCATCTGGAAGTCTACCTGACATATTCCTATAATGCACAGTATTATATGTGGGGAAGAGTGGACATACCAAGAAGTTAATGCActctatgaaaattaaaaagtactctAGCTTCCTTTACCTTAAATTAGGACAATTCTAAGCCACAGTTTATAGAGTCCCCCAGAGGACCATGATAGGCTCGAATCCATTACATTTATCAACATAAACATCCTTCACGTCTCCGTCTCACTTTCCAGTTCATTAATTATGTTGTTTCCAAAAATCAGCTTTCAAATAAATTACAATCAAATTTTGACTTTGGATCTTCTCAAGGAGTACAAACTGAGTAAACTACATAGAATTACTAGTCTCACATATATTTGATATAATGATTCCTAACATTCTCCAGAGCTAGTTGGCAGTTCATTTGCAAACCTGTGGGAAGCAGAAGAGATGTAATTATATCCTTCTATTGTAAAAATGATCATaatttcaattataaatatttagtagaTAGTAATGCTGTCTGATAAAATAACCCATATCTTAGAGGATTCACAACTCCCATGGTAGTAAGGGTGATAAGTAAATGCTTTACAGAAGTAGTAGAAATCACTTCAGTGACATAGATGTTATGTCCAGCTCCAGATGTGGCAAGTATCAGAAACCTAAGTGAAAATATCCAATAGGTTGATGGATGTATAGTTTTAGAGCTCCAAAGCCAGATTGAGTCAGCAGAATTTGACATAATGTCCCCATTTGCTCAATCTTTTTATTGATATCTTTATGTCTTTGTTCCGTAATGTATAGATGGCAGGATTCAAGACAGGGGTGATAGCAAAGTCAACAATGAATAGGTATTTATCAATTGATGACGTGGGGAAAGGCCATACATAGAGAAACATGCATGGagtgaaaaatagaaccaccacAGTGATGTGAGCTGACAGAGTGACAAATGCTTTGGATAAGTCTCCTGAAGAACGTTTCCAGACAGTGACCAAAATGAAGATATAGGAAAGGATTAGCAGGAAGAAGGTGCCCATGCTCATGAAGCCACTGTTGGCAGCAATAGTAAACTCAAACTTGGCTCCATCTGTGCATGCAAGTTTTATGATTCTGGGAAAGTCACAGTAAAAGCTGTCTACTTTATTAGGACCGCAAAAACGCAAGTTTATAATGAAAGCAAACTGGGACATAGCATGGATCACCCCAATGACCCAGCCAGCAATTACAAATGAAACACATATTTTAGGGTTCATGATGTTCAGGTAGTGAAGAGGCTTACAGATTGCTGTGTACCTGTCAAATGCCATGGCGATGAGTAACACCATCTCCACTCCTCCCATGATGTGGATGAAGCATATCTGTGTCATACAACTTTGGAAAGAAATTATCTTATACTCATTTAGAAGGTCTGTAATCATCTTTGGAACTGTGGTAGAGGAAAGCCCCACATCAATGAGGGATAGGTTGGCCAGCAGGAAGTACATAGGAGAATGTAAATGAGaatcaaaaattaccaaaaagacaaTGAAGAGATTTCCCAGGATGATCCCCAAGTAAATCAAGGAAAATATCAACATGAGAAAAACTTTAGTTTCCCAAGAACTAGCGAGTCCCAACAACATAAACTCAGAAACAACAGATTCATTTAGTCCATTCATTGACTTGGACAGAAGAGGTGATTTCAAATCGCCTGAggataaaacatgaagaaaagtgaGAATCAGTGGTGCAAATGTAGTTTCCTATTTATCCTACTAGTTTATTCATATCCTAGagttagaaataatttaattggaaaagaaatacaaaaaaaaaaacagaattactatttttcccttcttattCCATTATCaggcattttgttttcctgttagaGATTTCAAGACATTTCCCCTGACCACTTAACTAGTTATTTCCACAACCGAAAAATCTCAAACATTTCTGTCACCTTCACATTGCTTTCATACTAGCAAATTCTTGTCAGGTAGATATTTTACCTCACTGTTCAAATAGAGATCATCAAGCTGAAACTGTTTAATAAGTTTCACCTTGCTTCACCTCATCTGTGGGGATTTTTTTGTACAATTTATCATGCAAGTCAGCTGTCCAAATTGAAATGCTTTGTTCAAGACACATTATTTTCATGGTGCATGCATGAACCtctatatcaaataaaatattgggtATGAGAGAAAAAATACCATTAGTAAGTAAGGAAATGTTTGTTAAGCAAAGATAATATTAACAGATAAAACATATTAAGTGATTCCTCCATGCAAGCCACTGTACTCAGTACATCATTGTAACTTTATAAAATTCTATAATATAATCACTGTTTTATTAGATTCATTTTACTAGTGtagaaactgagtcccagaaggATTAATTGTCAGAGCCAGAATTTGTATCTATGCTTGCAGGATACCAGAATTCCTGATCTAAACCATGGCAGTATGACATTCAAGGACGGCCCCTTCAATTATATCCTGGGTCTTATGCAAAACCCATCAattaattttcttcctctttaaatttTCCTTGACCTGTAACTAAGAGAACATTAAGCATTATGACTTATTAGCATAGTGAACTctcttttgaaaaagtaaaatctttatatcgtgtgttcttttctaattttcttcctctccaactCTTCATTGGCAAGCTGGTCCAAACTTATTTTCATTCATAAGCTAAAATTAGTGTCCACAGGTCTCTTCCTTGTTAGGAAGAAGCTTTGGATCCTGGATATGTCACATAACACTTTCCTTTCAATCATTATTTACCTTGATCTTACCGCAGGATTTGATACTGTTTATCATGCCCTTCCTCTTTTCTGCAACTCCTTCTGACCTTGGCTTCTTGTCTTCTTTAAAGTCATTTCCCTTCCAACTTTTTGCCAATAGAAATTCCATTTGTTCAGGTAGTGAGCTAAAATCATTCAAATTAGGAGGGTGTAGGCCTATCCCACTTGAAAGTTTGTTATATGATTTTTCTAAACCAGTTACTATAATCTCATTTTCCTTGAGATGTTAAGATGGATTGTGCAGCCCAGAATGGTTCGTTGAATTGAAAATCCATGTCATCTGTGGAGAGTTTTCTTTCCCAAATGAAAAGGACAAATCTTCATGTGCAAACGGATTTTCCTGATCCATATTTTCCTGAATTTGATGCTAATGTTATGGCTAAAAGTGAAGTAACCCTGACATTCGAAAGCTCACGTGCTAAAAGTAAGAGTAAAAAGTTAGAAAGGACCTGGAAACCAAAATGCATGAATAGTCACTTAACCAAAGCCATGAATGATCTCCCTCCTTCTGCTTTTTAGTACCTGCATGTTCACTTTTCTATCTGTAGGTTTATCACTGCACTCCAGAGCAATATATTCATAGCTGTATACGATACACACAAATGGAAGTCTGACTTCCACCTTCAAGTTATCAAGCCAAAACTGAACTCATATTCCACAccattgttttaataaatatcatTACCATTTTCCCAGATGCCTGATACAGACACCTGTGTGGCACTCTTGTTTGTATTTCCCTTTCCACCTCTAGTTGCACAATTTTTATTGgtgaatatttcttcatttctcttcattctatcatcatttttttttttttttgcctttggtcTATGTATTTTATCATCTTGACAGTTGAAAAGATCTCTCTGGTCCATTCTTCCTCAAGTCCAGTTGATTCTATAGTCTGATTTGACATATGTCTGTCAAAAGTCAAGTTTGATCATGTGACTTTCCTACTTAAAGCCTCTGGTAGGTTTATCAAGAGAAAATTCTTGCAATCTCACAGCACATCACATAATATGCTGAGAAGAGATGAGTAATATTTGGTTTCAGAAGCtgtttccatgaaaattttagggAATGAATGTATTAAACAGTCACTGGATAAGTTTcaaaactgattcttttttttaaaatttattttaatgtttattatttttgagagagcaagtgagcactaacaggggaagggcatagagagagggagacacagaatctgaaggaggctccagcctctgagctgtcagcagagagccagatatggggctcgaactcacaaactgtgaggtcctgacctgaaccaaagtcagagccaaagtcagacacttaacccactgagccacccaggtgcccctcaaaactgATTCTTGATAACATCTCTTAgtaaaataggaaatattaagaaatatttttaacatgattgttttaatagaatttttaaaccaGCAGTCAAAATCTGGTTATAGGTGAAATATCAAAATCAATAACATAAAGAAGGAAGCCTGCAGCACTGTTTCAATCATATGCTATGGACAAGAAGATTAAATCAAGTAATACTACTGAAGGGACTGTtgcaaaatatattaattaacaaATCACACAGTTGTCAACCTCAAAAACTTAAgacaaatattaagaaatattaaatttagtaagatcattttattttttaaatttttaaaaatttatttatttttgaaagagagagagacagagcatgagtgggtaaggggcagagagaaagggagatacagaatgtgaagcaggctccaggctctgagctgtcagcacagagcccaactcggggctaaaactcaaactgtgagatcatgacttgagtgaagttggatgcttaaccaactgagccatccaggtgcccctaataagatcattttaataaatataatgtcAAAAATAACCTGTTAAATAGAGAAACTTCAATTATAAGTGAACAAAATGTGTAGTATATGCattctactgaaaaaaaatttttctgaaatatttgaaacCTGTATGATAAGGGAAATGAAACCATGCaaatggagggaaagaaagatgacaagtaataaaaatatcaattctcaCTGACCAATTTGTGCACTAACTGCAGCGCTCATTTGAAGTCCAGTGGAAATCTTTTGGAACATTACAAAGTGATCCAAACGTCCGTTTCAAAACTCAGGaaattttccaaaggaaatgaaatgggaATTGAGGACAAAATGAGAATGCTTTCTATAAAAGATATTAGAATATGTCCTAAACCTATACTAATTAAACAGTGATTAACTTGGCTAAAGgtcaacagataaataaaacacagttaaGAATGTGATACAAATAAGGGAATTTGACATATGATAAAAAAGGCATCACAATTATGTAGGTGATGAAGAGTTATTCAATCTactataacactatatgttaactacactggaattaaaataaaaatagataaattcagAATATTCAATAGTTGTTAAACATGTAGCTCAACATTGCAAACATAAAGTTGCAAGTATCTTGTTatacatttaacaatttttttaatgtttatttttttttgagagagtgccgcaggagaagggcagagaaagtaTCTTATTGTACATTTTATTGCAATGGAAGTCCTGGATGATTAGAAGGATTAAATGTACaagtaaaattatagaattttaagaaaataggtATGAATTAATTTGAAAACTTCAGGTGAAGAGGTCTTTCTGTATTTACTCCAAGTTCGGAAAGTAGATTccagttttgtatttatttctcaacAGAATGGATAAACCTGTTGCTGCTGTAGGTTCGGGGAAGCAGTGCTTCTCATTCTCAGCTCATGAGAGATATGAAGTGGTACAGTCATTCTAGAAGGCAGTTGagtcataaaagtaaaaaaacaaaacaaaacaaaaaaccaaaaacacaccTCAGTAATCCTGTTGGAATTGTTttgaaaggaaatagagaaatgaacaaaatgtatttgtaatgTTATTTTACTTATGAGCATTTTGAATAATGTAAGCTAATTGGAAACATATTGTTTAAGAATAACAGAGTGATTAAATAAGTGGATATATTCATACATGGCAggcttaaaaatgaacattaaatctACATTAAGTGGGGTGAAAAGATTTCAGTAAGTTAAGGAAACATTTATAGAGAAAATCTTCTTATTTTGGGGGCTGGAATAACATTTTGCATGAGTAAATGTTTAGGATTCACCCCAAGTTTCTATAGGTGgtggaattttaaataattttatgctttttttttaatgtttatttttgagagagagagagagagagaagggggggagggagagggagagagggagagagaaagcaccaaagggggaggggcagagagagagggagacatagactctgaagcaggcgccaggctctgagctgtcagcacagagacccatgtggggctcaaacccacaaaccttgagatcatgatataagccaaagtcagatgcttaactgagccatccagatgcccctattcttgtttctttatctCCAACTTGATTTGCTATATATCTAGGggtaatatttattgttttttaagtttgaaagtaaatgtgtcaaaataaattgagaggatggaaagaaacatttatataGGAGCCATTTCCAGGAAACAGTACAATGCAGTGTTTAAGAGCACAAACACAAGGCCCAAACTGTTTGCATCCCCAGATCCCCCATTTACGGCTATTTGTTCTATGTTAGTTACCAGACTGCTGGATGTATCAGTTTCTTCATTGTTATAGGCAGATCCTAAGAGTCAGTAgcttttgtaattgttttaaggactaaatgaattgaaataagaaaacatcagaaaatgcTTGGACatataataaatgctaaataagtGTTACCTATTGTGATAATTTTGATGATTTTCAGGAAACAGACCTAGCATTTCAGACTGGTAACTGATTGAATATATCTGGCAGAAAGAAAGCTAGCATGCCCTTGTCATGTTGTTTCAGTAGGAATACAATCCTGAAGGCATAGatactgctttttgttttaagatactaatatttaaagaaaaggagatgGAAGAGTCAATATACTTCATATACtatctttaaaaagatactaGAGCTTTGAAGAATATGTTTATTCATCATACAGTTTTAACTCTGAGAATAATACCAGAAGGATATTaaacaacatgaatgaaaatcATTCAAGTTAAGtgaattaacaaaagaaaagggtgactgaaaaagaaataaattatgggGAGCCAAAAAAGGGGTGATAATAATGGAGCCAGATACTGTAGAATTAAAGATTGAATTTCCACCTACCTGCAGGCTCTGGTTTCACCCTCCAGCTTCAAGggattgagaaacagagagattaaCTCCCTTTTAGATTCATTGTTATTAATTAAGACACATAGTTAAAAATAGTGCTCACCATTAGGAATGAAACCAATTACGGGGCTGGGTATTAATGACTAATATCTATTCCATTATTGGTTGTCTATAGAAATTAGGTCTTTTATGAACATTGGGTTTTTCCCCAAGGTCAAGTTACATGAGCTACAGAACAGTGTGATAGAGAAATTGAACAGTCTGGTGTTACGAGTAGTAATTATGTGATTGTGacagtattttttcaaatttgagaTTAGAGATGTGATACATTACAGATGTTTTATAGATTATAGAATTGTTGAAAGTTAACAGAATCATGACTCACTGATTATATATGTTTGGCATCAATATTATGTAAAGTACTAAATACCACTACATACTCTTAATTGCTAGTTGCACTTAGGATTCTGAGAAATGgtaaatttgtatttgaaaaatatgaaagcatCAAGCATAGATTGAATATAAACTCAAAAATGTCACTTGGAGTTTTAATAACCTGAAATAATTCTACATGGAAGTCTAGAGAcaaaggaatttttgtttttgggaaAAAAGCAGTATGTTCATTGGTTAAATATACTTAAGtgatgtttttcagttttcacaaATAACTTAAGCAAACAGAGTACTTTACCTAGGGCTTCACTGCAGGATTTGTTGGAGTTCCACCTGTACAACTTTAACTTGGGATCCCTTTTGTGATGAAATGATTTTCTGttgaaaggaaatggaagctaTTTAATTAAGAGGAATATATTTTCTGGAGGGATTACCTCCAGAACATCAGTCCTTTTTAGCTAAAATGCAAAGCTTTTTATGGCAAATATACTGGCCAAGTCCCTATACATAGAACTAGAAAAGTACTGAATAACAAAATAAGGGGAACATAATGAATCTGAGAATGATAATGCAGTCTGGTTAATGAAGTGTGAATTGTGTAAATGAGGAAGAATCAAGACAAGATAACAGTGCAGACAACTTACAAGAACCTGAGAATCTTTTCTCTGCAAGCtgaaatccataaatatttattgtttcctgATTAAAGAGTGGGAAGGCAATCGATTTGGCATTAATGAATTAAGGATACAGACTCTATTGACTACTGTTCTCCTCATCTCAGCAATATAAACTACGAGGAAAGGTGAGGCAATATGAAAATGCAATGATGGCATGATTTATTATCTATACTGACTAGATGAAAGTCAGAAGGAAATGTGATTCATTTTGTGGCCAGTTGTTCAGAAGCATGGGTGTATGGGTGTTTTGGTTCATGAATTATTAGTAAATAAAAAACCAACTTGGtttaccattttactttttgttcctAATTTCATAGTATTGGGTTTCCCAGGACAATAATTTACCTTACTTACAATACGTTCTATCACCATATCATTATAATGGGGGTTGGGTAGGTAATTTGGTGTCTGAGGCAAACTTGTTTGCTGCTTGACCAGGCAATCTTTGGTGGTAACTCTTATTTCTGGTATTCCCCTTAGTATTTTGATCACAAATACTTTAGTGTCCAAAACCAAGTGTTAGTGTCCGTTCTGGTACTCTGTGAAGCAGGAACCATGGCAGAATTATATGATAGTTCTAGGAGGAAATGTCTGTGAAGGAGAATAAGATCAGTAGTGGGTAAGGAAAGCCTTCTTAACAAAATGCCATGTGGCTCTtgtgaaaaaggaagggaaaggagggagattGGATGGGGTAGCCTCAGACTGAAGTGCAGCTCTGAGAAACCCCGGTCAGGTTGATGGGGGCTCCAGCAAAGATTGAGCAGGAATGTCCGGGCTCTGGTACACCTACTGTTGTCAATCATTGGCTGGGAGAAGCCTGGAGGAGACCGTGGCCTCTGTGAATGGTGCTTTGGAATCTGAAATTGTTAACAACTGGAAACTGTCAGCAAAGTACATCTGCTGAAGCCAATTCTATCTTGAAGGGAGACGTGAGTGGTCTCCTCATGACCCTCCTGTGGCTCAGTGCAGTGTTAGATATTCTCTACCTATTATATAGCAGATTTCATAACATTTGAAACCTTTGTTTGATGTTTCATTGTTCTGatacttttgattttatttcaaaagaatctcatttttctttgttaatacctatttgcttctaattttttttaatgtttattagagacagagtgtgagtggggggagggacagagagcgagagagagggagacacagaactggacgcttaaccaagagccacccaggcgtcccaatatcTATTTGCTTCTAAATCACTGTTAGATCTgcctttttattcctctttacTCTCCAGTAATTTCTATTCTCTTCAAGCTTGCCATCTATctaggaaaacaaatgaaatgggcAATATTGTATGTTAAATGCTATTATAAGTAGGTAGACAGTCCTAGACTGAGGAGTCTATAGAAAGGATATgtaacttttaaacaaaaatgttgcCTAGGAACAATAAGTTTATTTCTGTCTTGTGAATATGTACCTCTTAATTCTCTTTATTTCACACATCCCCTCacctacatttctttttatgcATTTTGTTTAGTACCCTTGCCTTATTTAACTGGTCAGGACTTCCAAGAAAATTCCAAACACTAGTGTTGAGAGGAAGCATGTTTTTCTCATTCCCAATCTTAGGTTAAAGGTTGGAATTGGAAAGGATGGGGGAGCTtccaatattttatcattaactGTGACTTATGCTGGAGATGTTTGTAAGTACTTTTTCAGCTTAAATACTTTTCATTCTAAATCTACATTTCTGGGTTTTAACATGAAAGTGTATGGGATTTTATCAAGTGTTCTTTCTATATCTACTCAGATATGTGTATgacttttctccccacccccattttttttttaacctggtgaTTGGTTTCCAATAGTTAGGTCAACCTTGCATTTCCAGTACTAAAAtaatttagcataatattttattcttattatatattGTTTCACTTTCTTTGCTATAGTTTTGGATGTTGCATATGTTTATGAAAGTGAACagcatgtaatttttcttttttatgtctttatctgattttcatGTAAAATTTATGTTGGCTTCATAAATTTGGATAAAGTGTTAGCATCTGGTGTGAAACCCATTCTTCCAAATTTGTGGAcatcttggaggaaaaaaatgtggaaggCATGGTAGAAATGACCTCTCCATCTCCTTGGAGGAATGCTAATTGGACCacttgtaatattttttattagaaagatAATGGGGAGTCTTCACATAAGTAGCCCTTTTAGCAGGCTACACTTGTCTAGGTTGCTAATAGTAAATTAGCCTGGAATTTTTGGAATGATTGGATGGATTCAGCTGAAAAATGTC
This window harbors:
- the LOC123582203 gene encoding olfactory receptor 4F21-like, which codes for MNGLNESVVSEFMLLGLASSWETKVFLMLIFSLIYLGIILGNLFIVFLVIFDSHLHSPMYFLLANLSLIDVGLSSTTVPKMITDLLNEYKIISFQSCMTQICFIHIMGGVEMVLLIAMAFDRYTAICKPLHYLNIMNPKICVSFVIAGWVIGVIHAMSQFAFIINLRFCGPNKVDSFYCDFPRIIKLACTDGAKFEFTIAANSGFMSMGTFFLLILSYIFILVTVWKRSSGDLSKAFVTLSAHITVVVLFFTPCMFLYVWPFPTSSIDKYLFIVDFAITPVLNPAIYTLRNKDIKISIKRLSKWGHYVKFC